In a single window of the Elaeis guineensis isolate ETL-2024a chromosome 4, EG11, whole genome shotgun sequence genome:
- the LOC105044306 gene encoding uncharacterized protein, producing the protein MEDDTNAGKKEEEEFNTGPLSVLMMSVKNNTQVLINCRNNKKLLGRVRAFDRHCNMVLENVREMWTEIPKTGKGKKKALPVNKDRFISKMFLRGDSVIIVLRNPK; encoded by the exons GCTGGAAAAAAGGAAGAGGAGGAATTCAACACTGGCCCTCTTTCTGTTCTGATGATGAGTGTCAAAAACAATACCCAG GTGCTCATTAATTGCCGGAACAACAAGAAGCTACTTGGCCGTGTGAGAGCATTTGATCGCCATTGTAACATGGTTCTCGAAAACGTCAGGGAAATGTGGACGGAG ataccCAAGACTGGTAAAGGCAAGAAGAAGGCTCTCCCTGTTAACAAGGATAGATTCATTAGCAAGATGTTCCTTCGTGGGGACTCTGTCATTATTGTTCTCAGGAATCCAAAATGA
- the LOC105044307 gene encoding protein CNGC15b, which produces MAYGSSRSVRFYDDVEVAKPTKCNANNLAKRTYNIYGAWRRKSGSKICPEKPSKSFKEKLLSRVFSEDYESLMSVERKFLDPHGRIIQGWNKTFLVACLVSLFLDPLFFYLPRTQRAVCIEIGVPLEVALTVLRSLADVFYAVQIFVRYQTAFVAPSSRVFGRGELVIDSYKIASRYLSRGFCLDFIAALPLPQFLIWIVIPNLRGSTMAHTKNLLRFSIILQYLPRLFLIFPLSKQIVKTTGVMTETAWAGAAYNLVLYMLASHVLGACWYLLSIERQEACWREACHLESSSCQYQYFDCRSIDNSSNNWYQSSNITDLCDPNKNFYQFGIYADAVTFNVTSSPFLQKYFYCFWWGLKNLSCLGQNLSTSTYVGENSFAIIIAIVGLVLFGLLIGNMQSYLQATTVRLEEWRLKRTDTEQWMRHRQLPPELKQSIRRYQEHRWVATQGVDEEELLQDLPTDLRRDIKRHLCLDLVRRVPLFDQMDDRMLDAICERLKPALYTHGTYLVHELDPVNEMLFIIRGYLDSYTTNGGRTGFFNCCRIGPSEFCGEELLTWALDPRPAAFLPSSTRTVQAVSEVEAFALVADDLKFVASQFRRLHSKQLRHTFRFYSYQWRTWAACFIQAAWRRHKRRRPSIELDLDDAPLELMESRRAPDPGTGAAVFVARLVASTRREGGEASLVPDCGLKKPSEPDFSVEEDR; this is translated from the exons ATGGCGTATGGTAGCTCAAGATCTGTCAG attttatgatgATGTTGAAGTTGCAAAACCAACAAAATGCAATGCAAACAATTTGGCCAAACGTACATACAACATTTATGGGGCATGGAGACGGAAATCAGGATCAAAGATCTGTCCCGAGAAGCCCAGCAAATCATTCAAGGAGAAACTACTGTCTCGAGTCTTCTCGGAGGATTATGAATCTTTAATGAGTGTTGAGAGGAAGTTCTTAGATCCTCATGGACGCATAATTCAAGGATGGAACAAAACATTCTTGGTGGCATGTCTGGTTTCACTCTTCCTTGACCCTCTGTTTTTTTACCTGCCCAGAACTCAGAGAGCAGTGTGCATAGAAATAGGGGTACCACTTGAAGTAGCTCTCACAGTGCTACGCTCCCTAGCAGATGTGTTCTATGCTGTTCAAATCTTTGTTCGCTATCAAACAGCATTTGTAGCTCCATCCTCTCGGGTATTTGGGAGAGGCGAGCTTGTTATTGATTCCTACAAGATTGCTTCAAGGTATCTATCCAGGGGCTTCTGTCTAGACTTCATTGCTGCGTTGCCTCTTCCACAG TTTCTGATATGGATTGTCATTCCCAACCTAAGAGGTTCCACAATGGCTCATACGAAGAACCTCCTTCGCTTTAGCATCATCCTGCAGTACCTCCCAAGGCTATTCTTAATATTTCCACTCTCAAAGCAAATTGTAAAGACAACAGGAGTGATGACTGAGACTGCATGGGCAGGAGCTGCATACAACCTCGTACTCTACATGCTTGCAAGCCAT GTTCTAGGAGCATGTTGGTATCTTCTGTCAATCGAGCGACAAGAAGCATGCTGGAGAGAGGCCTGCCATCTTGAAAGCTCATCTTGTCAGTACCAATATTTCGATTGTAGAAGCATCGACAATTCTTCGAACAACTGGTATCAATCAAGCAATATAACAGATCTATGCGACCCAAATAAGAATTTCTATCAGTTTGGGATCTATGCTGATGCAGTGACCTTTAATGTCACATCCTCACCATTCCTCCAGAAGTACTTTTACTGCTTCTGGTGGGGACTGAAGAATCTAAG CTGTCTGGGACAAAATCTCTCAACAAGTACATATGTAGGAGAAAACAGCTTTGCCATTATTATCGCCATTGTTGGATTGGTGCTCTTTGGTTTGCTCATTGGCAATATGCAA TCCTATCTCCAAGCAACAACAGTCCGATTGGAGGAATGGAGGCTCAAGAGGACTGACACGGAGCAATGGATGCGTCACCGGCAGCTGCCACCAGAGTTGAAGCAGTCCATTCGAAGATACCAAGAGCATAGATGGGTGGCAACCCAAGGGGTGGACGAAGAAGAACTGCTTCAGGACCTTCCCACGGATCTGCGCAGAGACATCAAGCGCCATCTATGTCTCGACTTGGTTCGAAGG GTGCCGCTGTTCGATCAGATGGATGATCGAATGCTGGACGCCATCTGCGAGCGGCTGAAGCCGGCCCTCTACACGCATGGCACATACCTCGTTCACGAGCTCGACCCCGTCAACGAGATGCTGTTCATCATCCGGGGCTACCTCGACTCCTACACCACCAACGGCGGCCGCACCGGCTTCTTCAACTGCTGCCGGATCGGGCCCTCCGAGTTCTGCGGCGAGGAGCTACTGACGTGGGCGCTCGATCCCCGTCCGGCGGCCTTCCTCCCCTCGTCGACGCGCACCGTCCAAGCGGTGTCGGAGGTGGAAGCATTCGCGCTGGTGGCCGATGACCTCAAGTTCGTCGCCTCGCAGTTCCGGAGGCTCCATAGCAAGCAACTTCGGCACACGTTCAGGTTCTACTCCTACCAGTGGCGCACCTGGGCTGCCTGCTTCATACAAGCAGCATGGAGGCGCCATAAGCGCCGGAGGCCCTCCATCGAGCTCGATCTCGATGACGCGCCGCTTGAGTTGATGGAGTCGCGGAGAGCGCCAGACCCGGGGACGGGGGCCGCCGTATTCGTGGCGCGTTTGGTGGCCAGCACGAGGAGGGAAGGCGGCGAGGCATCATTGGTGCCGGATTGTGGCTTGAAGAAGCCATCGGAACCAGATTTTTCTGTGGAGGAAGACCGCTAG